The Chrysemys picta bellii isolate R12L10 chromosome 5, ASM1138683v2, whole genome shotgun sequence DNA segment TCTTCAAAAAAGTAAAGCTAATTTGGTCTGTTCTCCTACAATTACTGCTTTCCTATATGACCTTCagctcttttttctctctcctgtccaCCCTGCCATGCTATCTTCGGGTATGAAGAATAAGGACAAATTTCAGTCTGCTTTCCCGCTCCTTCTCTCCTACCTATTTTATTGTGTTCTGTTTAGGTTTCTACAGGCTACTCTTTCCTTATCTTCAGCTTTGTGTTTTTAAGTGCAGTAAATGGGTTCACCTTAGCAATGCATCCACATGTGACAGTTGTATAGCCTGTAACGAGTGCCAGTTGTATTGTAGATACAAAATATTAGATGTTTTCTACACACTGATGTCTTTAAGCTTCTGCAGAAATTTTGTGGCTACACACATCCATGCATTTGTGCAGCATAGTTAAAGAACATTAGGCAAGTTTGCATATAGGGGTCATGTTGGCTGTTTACATTTTTAGGGCATCAGAACAGATTTTAGCCTGAATTTAAGAAGTTAGTGTGACACATTTTATTTTAGCTATGTCAAGATAATTCCTTCATTAATTTCTCCAGATTTGCAAAGCTTTCATTGGTAGCCCCTTGATATCGCAAGTGACCTTTGCTCATCCATTTGAATTCAACGCAGATTTTCAACAGGTGCTGGGGAAATTCATGGTAGGTAATTCTCAAAATTATAAAATCAAGTTTACGTCTATGGCTGCTACACAATGTTAGAGAAAGGACCTTTTGTAGTCTACCTTGGCAGAGCACTTGCAAGGGAAAAAAGAATTCACAAACATTTATTTAGGGATCTGATCTCTCAATAAAAGAAATATTGTCTTTCTTTGCCAGAACAGCAAGTTATtgtggttttatatatatatatttatatatatatatataaaactagaTTTTCTAGAcaagaaatattttatatatatataaaaaatatttctTGTCTAGAAAATCTAGTTAATATTTAACTAGAACTGTAAACAGTCCTTTTCCAGTGCGTCATCTGATCACACACACATATCTTACAAAgagcagaggaagagaaagagagggagagatgtGTGCATGGTAAGTATTTAAAATGTAATCTTTGATCTTTTAGGTGTGTTTGAGTAAAACAGAATTACCCTATGATCAATGTAATAAAAAGTTTAAGTTATTGGGACAAGAAACTATTAAAAGGTTTTAAAATCAGCATTGCACTGCAATCAAGGGGGGGTTTGATCAGTAACACCTTAGTGAAAGAATCACTAATCTCAACTGAGAATCTGTTATTACTTTCAAGGGAGATTAATTGTACCTAGCATGCTTAGAAATAGATTCCCTCCTACTGCATTGTTCAGGTAGCATTTTGGAAATTgcacttctcctcccttccccccccccaagaaactCCTATTAATTTGCTAGAGTTTTTCAAATATAGAGAGTTTATCAAGTACTGTACAGTTCCTAAATGTACTcgatgaaattatttttttagtaCCTGAATGCATGAAGATACGGTGTGGAGTTTATACTGTTACAAAGTCTCATATTTTATTCTGTGTCAAATTGATCAAATTTTCAACACTGTGGGCCAAATTGCCATCTCTGCAGGTAAAAACTAGCAGAGGACTTTAAATTCTGGAATTCCCACTCAGTTTCCTCATTAGCATTCCATTACTTGGGGGGCCCTTCAAAGCTATGGATTCCCCATGTTCTTTACAGAGGTCCTTAAGGTATGTGTTTTGCTTCTTGGCCTTGGCCCCTACATTCCATGGCAGCAAAGCTTCCTATCTGCCTCCATCCcaaaaagcactttgaaatcctcaGTTAGACTGCactgtaagtgtaatatataaaTGGGGATGGGGCGCTTCACACAGCAGTGATGAGATCAGCATTAGTTTACACAAAGTCAGGGGAAAGAAGTATTATAGATGGTATTTTACCACCTCAGAACCTTCCCATAAGCCCATTGAGTGATTTCCACTCAGATAGAGGAGAAAGGGCTTTCCATCCTCTCTTCCATATGCAACATGCACTGGACCTAGATCCCCTCCTTTCTAGGAAGAAGACAGGGCAATCCAGTCCATTATTTTCATCATTCAAAAACCCTGCTGATTAACAACAggatttacattttttaattcaaaactaATACTGCATACACACATGCAGAATAGGCTTACATTCTGAGAACTTAGGCATGCAAATATAGGTTAGTATGAAGTAGGGAACACGTTAGTTTTAATGCCTTCACAACTTATATTGCCAACTATCAGTATGTTTATTGCATTACTGGAAAAGTCATTGGGAGACCTCTAGCGGCCAAAGCTATAGTGTCACAATCCTGCAGTtatgcacatgcctaactttaaaagCATCAGTAGCCCTATTGATTTAAATACAACTTCTCACAtgcgtaaagttaagcacatgcccaaggtcccaatcctgcaattatTCCTATGCCATCAAACTCCTGCTCCCCCACAGATTCCCTAGGAAATCAGTGGGGCTccactagggttgccagttttggttggacgtattcctggaggtttcattttaattaatctttaattcctggacaatcctggaggcttggcaaccttTGGCTCTGCACAAGTACAGTGATCTACCTGTAAAGAGTGTTTTGCAGGCTTTGGGCCTAAATTTCCATACTGCTTAGAATAGCTATCAAGCCAGAAACAAAAACCAAATAATAGAAATCAAAAGCTTTCATGTTGTTCTTAATGATCATTCAGATATCACCCCAAAAGAGAAAGCAACCATTTTATGTAGGGAATATTTTGAATCCAGAGGATCTCTCTCTGAACTGTGAAGAGGCCCATTCTAAAATGTGTTGGATAAAAAAAAGCTAAATCTTGTAGAACAGTCATATTAATGGATTACTTCTTCCATgtgattaaaattaaattaatatagGACTCAAACTAAAATCCATTAAATATCAGTTAGAATATATGGCTTCTCAAATGTCTCCTATAACAacaagacaggctccctgcctgaacATTGCTCTCTAGCAGACTGTTTGGAGCACTGTTTGCTACTACAAGCTTTTCTTACAGAAATGAACTGGTACACAAAATCCTCCTACCTTactgcagagagaaaaaaaatcctattctTTCAGCAAGGCCTGGAAAAACAACCAAGACCTGTGGTCAGGGTGTGGTAGATATTGGAATTCTGGGTAAGCCTTCCCTCAGGGGTTTGTTGACACTTCATTTTATAAAGGGAGGTGTCTAAAGTAGAACTAAAAGTAATGCTTTGCCAAACGTGTTTGAGCCTCCTTATTCTCTGGAGAAGAGGGAAGGTATTAAAGGTTTGGAGATGGAAAACATTTATGTCTTATTCCTTTGGGGCAAGTAGTAGATGTAAAGGGTAATATAGTCACATGGAGTGCAGAAATTGTCAGAAGATTCCATTTTTGCTTTACCTTTGATCAAAAGGAAATTATGTAGCTGCAATTGTTGTTCTCGGAAAGTAGCAAATaattccttctcctcccctcaaCTTCCCTATAGTGGTGGGGTCATGATGGTTCTTTgttactttatattttttaaaataatgtccaATGGTTGAGTCAGTTACTGGCAAAGATTAATGGCCAGTAAGTAGGGGTATGCCAGCTGCTGGTAAGGTGCTTTAACAGTTCAGTATCTGGAGCTGCTAACATTCTGCAAGTAGTCATGTATATAAAGCTTGGAGTCCTGGGTGGGGATCTTTTAGAACTACTATATTCCAGTTACAGGGAAATTACTTTCTTTGTGTAAAGACAATGTGTATTATCTAAAAAAGTGTTAATCATTTACTTACTCTCTAAATAAGGGTTATTATTCAATTAGCCTGGTGTGAATAGGAAACAAAAGTCAGCGGTACATCAATATCTGATTGAGGGCTATGTTATCCCATTTGCTGGGGGTGGAGGAATATCACATAATAGCAATAGGAAGCCCCTAGTGGGCTTCATAGAGGGGGGTGTTTTGTTAAATCATTGATCCCCAGGTTTCTGCAATCCAGAAGGATTCAGATATACTAGAAATTTTTTTAACTAGTAAGAAAACTTACAGTGCAGAGAAGACTGAAGAGTTCTCTGAAAGTATTACCAGCCCCTCCTCTTGAAGGTGACCTGCATATTTAAACACTGTGGTtgtctccttttttcctttcttctgacAAATAAAAAGGGCCTGAAGGCTTTTTtagtaattaattaaaaaaaaggggggggggcatggaatGTTGTTCTGCTTGTTTCTTACTCTTAAAAGCATCAGGAATATCATATCTAGTCTTGCTGGAAGATGTAGAGGAGGTATATTGTGAACTTAATACCTTGAATCAAAGGGGTTTGCCAGTTGAACATTTAAGATATCTTTCCCTGGTTGAGCTGCCACCCACCTTCCCACCAATAACTTAAAAAAGAAAGGTTGGGAGAGTTATGCATCATAAAAAAGCAAAAATGGGCATGAGCACAGTATCTTTTTTTCCATGGCAGGAAACCTGTAAGCAATTGGATAACTGTATAAGGGGACAGGTGAGGGTGTAATTGACTAGATTTGAAAGCTAAACTCTAATTCAGTTTTTCAGAACTGTAGGGTAAATCTTCACAAGTACTGTTAATTGGAGTTATATGGCTAACAGCCTGCTCCAGGAGAGTAGTGCTCCAAAATTGGAGATTGTGTTTTGTGTTTCCAGCTGTTTTAATTACTGAAAGTTGGTGAAGTAGCATCTGTAACAAAAACCCTTACTTTCTTCTGTGCAGATGGAGTACAATAGGAAGTCAGGTGACATTATAATTTCTACCCTGCAAATTCAAGTTGATGATGTCAAAAATGTTATCACCCAAAATGTTGATAAGGTTTTGCAAAGAGCAGAAAAGCTAAGTGACCTTGTTGACAGAACAGATGATCTCCAAATCGCGGTAAATTTCATGACTTCTCATTCAACTTACGTATTTGGCCGACTCCTTTATTTCTCTGCATTTGTTCTACAGCTTCCTAGCAGTCTTTGTATTAAAGTAATTgtgtggcattttcaaaagtgcctaagcacttgtggaacttttgaaaattctactcaTTGTTCCTAcacccagattctgatctcagaggTATCCATGTATCATTCTAATATCCATACCTGTGGGAAGATTTGGCCATTAGCGCTAGATCAGAGCCACAAAGGAAACTTCGACTCAGCATACCAAGTAGCCGTTAGGCGATAAGGCTAcctgtacaatgcatggggagagttaggcatgTCTGAATGGGATTCATACAAGCCAGCACAGCACTGGTCCCTGAGCAGGGAGCCAACTAAACTAAGAaacaggaaatgctgaggagagaggTGGGGCCTCTGAGCATATTAGTAGATTGGGCCCAGCAGGTGAATTGGTGGGGCAAGCCTAGTTTGAGGATCATGCTAGTGCGTAGGCAGGTTTGTGGATGCTTAGTCGGCAGCTGAGCAGGTGTCTTAAAtatctaaattttggacttaggtGCCTCAATCCCTCTAGCCCTTAGTAActataggcccaatcctgcaactggatgAATGCAGGTGGACCCCTGTGCCACACAGAACAGAGGGGCACCTGCAGGAACTGGGCTTGACCAAAAATTGATCTCTACTGCTAATGGAGGAACTATAGAGGGGAAAGAACATGTTACAAATATCAACTACACTGCTACATCTTTATATGAGTAGAGTGGTTACACTAAAGTATTAACATGCTATTGTGTGAAACAACTCCTGCATCTTTCTAGTCAGGTTGAATATGTACAACTAAATAGTTGGGGTTTTAAAAACTCTAATATGTAAATACTGTCTAAATAGGCCCACATAGGAAGAGGTAAAATTTAGAAGCCAAGAGCAAATTAGAGAACAACATAAGAGCTTAACTGAACTGTGTGCAGTAGGAGCACTGAAGTTCTGTAGAATTCTACCCCTAAAATCCTCTAGTAGATTATCAAGTGTTCCAGTGCTTGGCTGTTAACAGTTTATAAACACTACTATCCCAGTAGCTAGTCATGGCCCGAGACTAGGAACCTGTTTCTATCAGCATCTACAACTGTCATTTCTAAATTAATCCTTTTTATTGATGCTGCACAAGACCAGAGTTAttgggagaggaaacagaaacCCCCCCTAAGCTTTGCCTCAAACCTTCATTTTGATTGCATTACCCATTCTCTCCCTACCTGATCTCTAGCAATGATAAGTAGAAGGAGGGAGGGGATTGTAAAAGAGTAAAGTGGATATTAACCATGCTGTCATGTTAAAAATAGTATATAGCAGATAAGATTCATATGGAAAAAGCATGAACTCAATTGAAttaacagtttatatccattcatacTGTTAGCAATGTAAATATACTGGTAGGCCTATTTCTTTTTCACCACCACCCCGAGTCTTCTTGGGATGAAACTCTACAGTTCATAAAATAGCATTTACTTTACATCATAAGTATAAATTATCTTCTACATTCTTGAAGACATTTAACATGCAGTTTAATCTTGTGTGATGATGCTCCATAAGTCCAGTTCCTGAAATATTAACTTCATatttgtcattttgttttcaGGCTCATTCTTtccaaaaaaacaccacaaagatTTCCAGGAAGATGTGGTTGAAAAATGCCAAAATGATGATAATTATTGGAGTCATTCtacttattattttaatatttatcatTCTCCTAGCTACAGGTGTTATTCCAACAtaaacttttgaatttttttttgccaagcaCAAAATTTttataaattgtattttaaaattattctaaAGCACAAATACTTACGCTGTCATTTTGTATATTGTTCAAAAAGTACTGAACCATTAACACCTGGTTGCTTGCATTCTTTCAAGTAATCTACTACAGTATTTTCATCCAAATGGAGTGTGTGGGATGTCATTTTCTCCACTCTTGATGTAGTGAAACAGatgcagagaggttaagtgatgtTTAAACCACAGGCTGTAATAATGGATTGCTTAACTATTAGCTCACATGCACACATGAGTAATTGAGAATTTTGAATGTATGAGTGTCATAACTCTGCCCTAGCTATATTTTCCAGTGAGAGTCttcattgtacagctggggaaagaacggtcacacagcaagtcaatgtcagaagcaggattggaACTCACGGCTCCTTAATCCTAATCCATGATTTTGGCCTCTGTGCAAATCACGCTAACCTCGCCAGCTCTTGGATTTTTCGCCTCTCTCATTGAAATGTAGTCACCTTCAGTTTCATAAACTAATCTAAACTTTGGAAGAACTGCACAACAAATTGGAAAAATGTCACATGATCTTTTGATTGCATCTTGCCCTACTACAGCTCTATTTCATTTACCTGCCTGAATCTGTGCATTTCTAAGAGGGTCAAGAAGTGGTGGGGTTGGCATAGGTGATTTGCTGAAGAAGGCAGTCATGGCCAGATGACCCCACCCTGCCTTCTGTACTTCCCACCTCCTGTCCACTGCAGTTGGGGATTTCAAAGCTGTGTGCAGGATGAGAGCACCAGCCATAGGATAGCtgcctggacccccccccccacttcttggATTGGGCCCCATTCTCACTGGTCGCTCTCCCATTGATGCAGGATGGTGATGGGTATTTACTAACACTTCACCCCTCTTTAGCAGCTGCTGGGTTGGATTCAGCTCCTTGCTGATGCAACCAGGAAGACTCTAGTTTACCTACAGCTTCCTAAACTGTGGGTGACAGCACTTGCTGCTGATTTGCAGAGCCAACAGACCCAAGGGGAAAGCTCTCCTCCTCTTTTCCAGCTGCAGCCTTGAGATGAATGACAGCTAAAGATACATTTCCACAGAATCAACCGCAGTCATAGCCACAAGGATGTTGCGTGAGCATGAATACAACAGAAGTGTACACGAGACACTGTTAAGATGGTAGTCAATACTGTGAAAGGTTCCCTCTCAGTATGGGGGCAGAGATAATTCCTGATTTGGACAGGGGCCACACAtgacagcccctctccccccatcccctctgcccccatccccacaaaCCTGATATTATGAATGGACAGTTGTTGACAATGAGCCtcgtttaaaaagaaaaaagtgggtCAAAGAAAAATTGAGCAACTACCATTTAAGGATCTGTCCTCGGATGTAGATTATATATAATTTAAACATACCTATATTAAGGATTTAAACAGCTTCCAGGCTTGAATGCTTACCCATAATGTAACATCCACTCACTGGAGTAGGAGCATAGCTAGGCTGTCCAGTACTGTACTTTCTTTTTAGATCACCATCTGATCTTCATCGTGCATGAGGCCTCATTGCTTTACATAGATTTGCTTTAGTTTCCTATTCATGGAGGTAATTTGCATGCCTAGTGAGGGACTGGAGAGAAACATGACTGGCTCTTAGCTCAACACTAAACGGGGAAGAAGGAAATGATACTTGTGACAAGctttccttttctcccccaccactATTCAACACCTGCACATGATGGAACTATCTACAGCTACACTAATTTGGTCTACTACTAACTCCCCCACTCATGCTCTCATCTACAATGCACCATCTCTGTATTGCATGTGGTGGTGTTGTAGTTGTGTTGATCCCAGATAAGAGACAAGATCgctgagttaatatcttttattggaccagcttctgttagtgagagacaaacttttgagtttacacagaactcttcttcagatctgggaaacataatctgagtgtcacagctaactacaaggtggaacagattgtttagcataagtagttaatggATTTCAACAGAGTATTCAAGGTCAAGCGGCCAGTTAACACCTGTCCAGTCACAGGGGGTAAAAAGGAGGGGAGAAAAAAGCTAAGTGGAGGTTtagattattgtaataagccataaatccaagaAGCTGGTTGACCATACCAACTTTACCAACTATACCACCTTAAGAAAAAAATTTCTGGATAAATACACCACAAAAATCAGTGATATACT contains these protein-coding regions:
- the LOC135983547 gene encoding vesicle-associated membrane protein 8-like is translated as MMEYNRKSGDIIISTLQIQVDDVKNVITQNVDKVLQRAEKLSDLVDRTDDLQIAAHSFQKNTTKISRKMWLKNAKMMIIIGVILLIILIFIILLATGVIPT